From the genome of Malus domestica chromosome 04, GDT2T_hap1, one region includes:
- the LOC114824338 gene encoding transcription factor bHLH143-like, giving the protein MVKANNSFPFTQHSARKLPYLNRTSMLLEHVQHECFPSSTNEGTWPVSGHMALPASTVSGIRSLNANEANEDRGLLQYLPPHLQNLLPPPNSYLHEKQSPFSFEFGGGMAVPNANPGSSQKGFFIFDQSGNETRLIYNSVCPPSQYPPMASAKLGCGYDSHKLEQTTSMDQIGPTKCFLFEETGENHIIEESEMHEDTEEINALLYSDDDDDDDDCGEDDEVKSTGHSPFCRQENYGKNEDVEEVAEKMFSSESDPPNKRHKLLDGGYVQLSPVKTVINSLQLDKSHEYGNNTESSNTLGQSQGEEASWSKGKMKSKTDKICETVRVLESLIPGAKGKDPVLIIDEAIDYLKSMKLKAETLGVSFH; this is encoded by the coding sequence ATGGTCAAGGCGAACAACTCTTTCCCTTTTACACAGCATTCTGCTCGGAAACTGCCTTATCTGAATCGTACGAGCATGTTGCTGGAGCACGTGCAACATGAATGTTTTCCATCATCTACCAACGAGGGAACTTGGCCAGTATCTGGACATATGGCATTGCCAGCGTCTACAGTTTCTGGTATTCGGAGTCTGAATGCTAacgaagcaaatgaagaccgtgggtTGCTTCAATACTTACCGCCACATTTGCAGAACTTACTTCCTCCTCCAAACTCGTATCTTCATGAAAAGCAGTCAccattttcttttgaatttggtggTGGGATGGCTGTACCAAATGCAAATCCAGGTTCTTCTCAGAAGGGGTTCTTTATTTTCGACCAGTCTGGGAATGAAACAAGGCTAATATACAATTCTGTTTGCCCTCCTAGCCAGTATCCACCTATGGCCAGCGCGAAGCTTGGGTGTGGTTATGATTCACATAAACTGGAACAAACAACCAGCATGGACCAAATTGGTCCAACCAAGTGCTTCTTATTTGAAGAGACCGGTGAGAATCATATAATTGAAGAGAGTGAGATGCATGAAGACACAGAAGAAATCAATGCATTGCTCTActctgatgatgatgatgatgatgatgattgcgGGGAGGATGATGAAGTAAAAAGCACGGGTCACTCTCCATTCTGCCGTCAAGAGAATTATGGAAAGAACGAAGATGTTGAGGAAGTAGCAGAGAAGATGTTTAGTTCTGAATCTGATCCTCCAAACAAAAGACACAAATTGCTTGACGGTGGCTACGTGCAATTATCACCAGTGAAGACTGTCATTAATTCGTTACAACTCGATAAGTCTCATGAGTACGGGAACAATACGGAGTCAAGCAACACTCTTGGCCAGAGCCAAGGAGAGGAAGCAAGTTGGAGTAAGGGTAAGATGAAGTCGAAAACAGACAAGATTTGCGAGACAGTTCGAGTTCTTGAGAGCTTAATTCCTGGTGCTAAGGGCAAGGACCCGGTTTTGATCATCGACGAAGCTATAGACTACTTGAAGTCTATGAAGCTTAAAGCCGAAACTCTGGGAGTGAGTTTCCACTAA
- the LOC139194904 gene encoding transcription initiation factor TFIID subunit 1-like, translated as MGGDSYDGSQDGRDEDDEEEYEDVGRGSRFLGFMFGNVNDSGGLDADYLDEDAKEHLAALADKLGPSLTGINLSVKSPQTSTDAVEEDYEEKAENAVNYFDIDEDFEGPEIQAATEEDHLLPRKEYFSAQGSFATLEPTNSMFDDEDYDEEIGQEHEVVESNIDVQTISLPGVSTGEKYSEDDCQIGGLDSGNLAARAEEFQEVLTDKSATPLPVLCIEDGKVILRFSEIFGIHVPLKKAEKRDHRYSVPKDRYKSMDVSEIVEEDEESFLKGSGQGFQSLKQADALKHDIFSALYDEDSDFAKFRVLKGANSVDLLDDRAIKDSCLIAERMKENQIVDISVERQSPLCSKFYPLDQQDWEEGIVWGNSPIASDNSVESCEISGPDEASFNSETEPYSGTQNIQLKPQKEPDEKDHAVMLRSSCLLEPFGSRNSSEFSSLPFSESRRHPQLLRLESRFEVDDHADGAMESVSKKLHQSDAVRQFSKLTSQNRDMLEGSWLDQIIWDPDMPTGKSKLILDLQDEQMLFEILDNKESEHLRLHSGAMIVTRPIKSSNGDSFEFPGHGGQSGWRYVSNDKHYSNRKTSQQLKSNSKKRTAQGIKIYHSQPALMLQTMKLRLSNKDVANFHRPKSLWYPHDNEVAVKERGKLPTQGPMKIIVKSLGGKGSKLHVDAEETISSVKAKASKKLDFKPSETVKMFYLGKELEDDKSLTVQNVQPNSLLHLVRTKIYLLPRAQKIPGENKSLRPPGAFKKKSDLSVKDGHVFLMEYCEERPLLLSNAGMGARLCTYYQKSAPDDQTASLLRNDNHSLGHVISLNPADKSPFLGDTKAGCSQSSLETNMYRAPVFSHKVPSTDYLLVRSAKGKLSIRRIDRLNVVGQQEPLMDVMSPGTKNLQNYMINRLLVYICREFRAAEKRHLLPCIRADELPSQFPYLSEPFLRKKLKEHANFQRASNGQCMWVKKRNFRILSEDELRNLVKPEEVCAYESMQAGLYRLKHLGITETHPSAISSAMSRLPDEAITLAAASHIERELQITPWNLSSNFVTCTQGKENIERLEISGVGDPSGRGLGFSYVRAAPKPSMSSAVVKKKSAAGRGGSTVTGTDADLRRLSMEAAREVLLKFGVSDELIARQTRWHRIAMIRKLSSEQAASGVKVDANTISKYARGQRMSFLQLQQQNREKCQEIWDRQVQSLSAIDGEENESDSEGNNSDLDSFAGDLENLLDAEECEEGLGGVHESNHDKSDGVKGLKMRRRPSLAQAEEEIEDEAAEAAELCRLLMDDDETERKKKKKTRVLGEEVGLAPGMRTSYIVENADRGKKIIAAVQPDGFYTPKDNSVGDAKVVENFLKRNKTGKLKGMKKNDTTHTGLMNKKLKISGDGVKSTFKEKKSAREKFICGACGQLGHMRTNKHCPKYGYGEDQETQNDTPDPDKSSGKTTALNSSSQSQQKTTTKKLVPKSATKIAVVEASEVENLGLSTKVLPLKFKCGSTEKLPDKQPLGETESSERVTSDPENGKPTMKVHKIIISNKMKPENVPVEPQKPPIVMRPLTDTDRGYVESQKQTIVIRPPANTDRDQGESQKLSVAKRSSMEAKREQHHKKIIIKRPKEIIDIDQISQDGGTPVEHRKTKRIVELTSSEKHRKQENVYLAKEAANKKARDERRLREEQEKRINEDRLREERARRLYEEEMRMIEERERIAELRRYEALIRQEREEEERQKAKNKMKKKRSEIRDDYLEDSRARRLDKRMPERDRGAKRRPVVELGRHGGESTPATKRRRGGEVGLANILERIVETLKDRIEVSYLFLKPVSKKEAPDYLDIIERPMDLSTIKEKVRKMEYKSREQFRHDVWQITYNAHRYNDGRNPGIPPLADQLLELCDYMLVENDESLTEAEAGIEYVDI; from the exons ATGGGTGGTGATTCATATGATGGTTCCCAAGATGGAAGGGATGAAG ATGATGAGGAAGAATATGAGGACGTTGGTAGGGGTAGTCGATTTCTTGGATTTATGTTTGGCAATGTCAATGACTCTGGTGGGCTTGATGCTGATTACCTTGATGAG GATGCAAAGGAACATCTTGCTGCACTTGCTGACAAGCTGGGTCCATCATTAACAGGCATAAAT ctgTCAGTAAAATCACCACAAACATCAACTGATGCTGTTGAAGAAG ATTATGAAGAGAAGGCTGAAAATGCAGTTAATTATTTTGATATTGATGAGGATTTTGAGGGACCAGAGATTCAAGCTGCTACTGAGGAGGACCATTTGTTGCCAAGAAAGGAATATTTTTCTGCTCAAGGTTCATTTGCTACTTTGGAGCCCACAAATTCTATGTTTGATGATGAAGATTATGATGAAGAAATTGGACAGGAACATGAGGTGGTTGAAAGCAACATAGATGTTCAAACTATCTCTTtaccag GGGTTTCTACTGGAGAAAAATATTCTGAGGATGATTGTCAAATTGGGGGTCTGGACTCTGGAAATTTGGCTGCTCGTGCAGAAGAGTTTCAG GAAGTGCTTACAGATAAAAGTGCCACACCGCTGCCAGTTCTATGCATAGAAGATGGAAAGGTGATATTACGGTTCTCGGAAATCTTTGGTATTCATGTGCCCTTGAAGAAGGCGGAGAAAAGAGATCATAGGTACTCTGTTCCTAAAG ATAGGTACAAATCCATGGATGTTTCTGAGATTGTTGAAGAGGATGAAGAGTCATTCTTAAAAGGATCTGGTCAAGGATTTCAATCTTTGAAACAGGCAGATGCACTCAAACATGACATTTTTTCAGCACTCTATGATGAAGACTCGGACTTCGCAAAGTTTCGTGTTCTAAAAGGGGCAAATTCAGTGGATCTGCTGGATGACAGGGCAATAAAGGACTCTTGTCTCATTGCGGAACGAATGAAAGAGAATCAAATAGTTGACATTTCTGTGGAAAGGCAATCACCTTTGTGTTCAAAATTTTATCCTCTTGATCAACAAGACTGGGAAGAGGGAATTGTTTGGGGAAATTCTCCTATAGCAAGTGACAATTCTGTTGAGAGTTGTGAAATTTCGGGACCTGACGAAGCTTCATTTAATAGTGAAACAGAACCTTATAGTGGGACACAAAATATTCAGTTAAAGCCCCAAAAAGAACCTGATGAGAAGGATCACGCTGTTATGCTGCGTAGCTCATGTCTATTGGAGCCTTTTGGCTCAAGAAATTCATCAGAATTTTCATCTCTTCCTTTCTCGGAAAGCAGACGCCATCCCCAACTTTTAAGGCTAGAATCTAGATTTGAAGTGGATGACCATGCTGATGGTGCAATGGAGAGTGTCAGTAAGAAGCTTCATCAGAGTGACGCTGTGAGGCAATTTAGCAAACTCACTTCACAGAACAGAGACATGCTGGAAGGATCTTGGTTAGACCAGATAATATGGGACCCAGATATGCCTACTGGGAAGTCAAAGCTTATCCTTGATCTTCAAGATGAGCAAATGCTTTTTGAGATTTTGGATAACAAGGAAAGTGAACATCTCAGGCTTCATTCCGGGGCCATGATTGTGACTCGCCCAATAAAGTCAAGTAATGGGGATTCTTTTGAGTTTCCAGGTCATGGAGGTCAATCTGGGTGGCGATATGTTTCTAATGATAAACACTATTCAAATAGGAAAACTTCTCAGCAACTGAAATCAAATTCTAAAAAACGCACAGCGCAGGGCATAAAGATTTATCATTCACAACCTGCACTGATGTTACAGACAATGAAACTGAGGTTAAGCAA TAAGGATGTGGCAAATTTTCACCGACCAAAATCTTTATGGTATCCTCATGACAATGAAGTGGCTGTAAAAGAACGAGGAAAGCTCCCCACGCAAGGACCAATGAAAATTATAGTTAAAAGCTTGGGTGGCAAAGGAAGTAAGCTTCATGTGGATGCTGAGGAAACAATATCTTCTGTTAAAGCAAAAGCTTCAAAGAAGTTAG attTTAAGCCATCCGAAACAGTGAAGATGTTCTATTTAGGGAAGGAACTTGAAGATGATAAATCTCTTACTGTCCAGAATGTTCAACCAAATTCTTTGCTTCATCTTGTTCGcacaaaaatatatttgttgCCAAGAGCACAAAAGATTCCTGGTGAAAATAAATCTTTGCGGCCTCCTGGAGCATTTAAGAAGAAATCTGATCTTTCTGTGAAAGATGGTCATGTATTCCTAATGGA GTACTGTGAAGAAAGACCTTTACTTTTGAGCAATGCTGGTATGGGTGCAAGATTATGTACTTATTACCAAAAATCAGCCCCAGATGATCAAACTGCTTCTTTGTTACGCAATGATAACCACAgtttgggacatgtcatttcaCTAAATCCAGCTGATAAATCACCTTTTCTTGGAGATACAAAAGCTGGTTGTAGTCAGTCATCTCTTGAAACAAATATGTATAGAGCACCTGTATTTTCTCATAAGGTGCCCTCAACTGATTATTTGTTAGTTCGTTCTGCAAAGGGGAAGCTTTCAATTAGACGTATTGACCGCCTAAATGTTGTTGGGCAACAG GAACCACTCATGGATGTAATGTCTCCTGGAACTAAGAATCTTCAAAATTATATGATCAATAGGCTTCTTGTCTACATCTGCCGAGAGTTCCGTGCTGCCGAAAAGCGCCATTTACTTCCTTGTATCCGCGCAGATGAGTTACCTTCACAATTTCCTTATCTATCTGAACCCTTTCTTCGGAAGAAGCTGAAGGAACATGCAAATTTCCAG AGAGCATCAAATGGACAATGTATGTGGGTTAAGAAACGCAACTTCCGGATTTTGTCGGAGGATGAATTAAGGAATTTGGTGAAACCAGAAGAG GTGTGTGCCTATGAAAGCATGCAAGCTGGTCTTTACCGGCTCAAACATTTGGGAATTACTGAAACACATCCGTCTGCCATATCTTCTGCAATGAGTCGTCTCCCTGATGAAGCAATTACTCTGGCTGCTGCATCTCACATTGAAAGAGAACTGCAGATCACTCCATGGAACTTGAGTAGCAACTTTGTAACCTGTACACAG ggaaaagaaaatattGAGCGTTTGGAAATATCTGGTGTTGGTGATCCATCTGGCCGGGGCCTAGGTTTCAGTTATGTTCGTGCTGCTCCAAAACCATCAATGTCAAGTGCAGTCGTGAAGAAAAAATCTGCTGCTGGTCGAGGAGGTTCCACTGTTACTGGAACAGATGCTGATCTACGCAGATTAAGCATGGAGGCTGCACGAGAG GTTCTTCTTAAATTTGGCGTTTCTGATGAGCTGATTGCAAGGCAGACTAGATGGCATCGTATTGCGATGATACGCAAGCTTTCAAGTGAGCAAGCTGCATCTGGGGTTAAAGTTGATGCAAACACTATCAGTAAATATGCACGTGGCCAGCGTATGTCCTTCCTTCAGCTGCAGCAGCAGAACCGGGAGAAGTGCCAAGAAATTTGGGATCGGCAAGTGCAGAGTCTTTCAGCTATAGATGGGGAAGAAAATGAGAGTGACTCTGAAGGAAATAATAGTGATCTAGATTCCTTTGCTGGGGATTTAGAAAATCTGCTTGATGCAGAAGAATGTGAAGAAGGGCTAGGTGGTGTTCATGAATCCAATCATGATAAATCAGATGGTGTTAAAGGGCTTAAAATGAGAAGGCGCCCTTCCTTGGCTCAGGCAGAAGAGGAAATTGAAGATGAAGCAGCTGAAGCAGCTGAGTTATGCAGGTTGCTCATGGATG ATGATGAAACtgagaggaaaaagaagaagaaaacaagagTTTTGGGGGAGGAAGTTGGGCTGGCTCCTGGCATGCGAACAAGTTATATCGTAGAAAATGCAGATAGGGGGAAAAAAATAATTGCTGCTGTACAACCTGATGGATTCTATACTCCAAAAGATAATTCAGTCGGAGATGCGAAAGTG GTGGAAAATTTTCTTAAAAGAAACAAGACTGGAAAACTAAAAGGAATGAAAAAGAATGATACTACACATACGGGTCTGATGAACAAGAAACTGAAAATATCAGGAGATGGTGTCAAG AGTACTTTTAAGGAGAAGAAATCAGCACGAGAGAAATTTATCTGTGGAGCATGTGGTCAG CTTGGACACATGAGGACAAACAAGCACTGCCCCAAGTACGGATATGGAGAAGATCAGGAAACACAGAATGATACTCCGGACCCTGATAAATCATCTGGAAAGACAACGGCTCTGAATTCATCTAGTCAGTCTCAACAGAAAACTACTACAAAGAAGCTGGTACCTAAAAGTGCAACTAAAATTGCCGTGGTTGAAGCTTCGGAGGTTGAAAACCTTGGGCTGAGCACAAAGGTTCTTCCATTGAAATTCAAATGTGGGTCAACTGAAAAGCTTCCTGATAAACAGCCTCTTGGAGAGACAGAGAGTTCTGAGCGGGTCACATCTGATCCCGAAAATGGGAAGCCCACTATGAAggtgcacaaaataataatttcgAACAAGATGAAACCTGAAAATGTACCTGTTGAACCTCAGAAGCCCCCTATTGTGATGCGACCTCTGACAGATACAGATAGGGGTTATGTCGAATCACAAAAGCAAACTATTGTTATACGGCCACCAGCAAATACTGATAGAGACCAGGGGGAGTCTCAAAAGCTCTCAGTTGCTAAACGGTCGTCAATGGAGGCAAAGAGAGAGCAACATCACaagaaaattataattaaacGTCCAAAAGAAATTATTGATATAGATCAGATCAGTCAGGATGGGGGAACTCCTGTTGAACACAGGAAAACTAAAAGAATTGTTGAATTGACAAGTTCTGAAAAGCACAGGAAGCAGGAGAACGTGTATTTGGCTAAGGAAGCAGCAAACAAGAAAGCTAGAGATGAAAGGAGATTACGAGAGGAGCAAGAGAAACGGATAAATGAAGACAGATTGAGAGAAGAGAGGGCCAGGAGGCTTTATGAAGAGGAAATGAGGATGATAGAGGAGCGAGAAAGAATAGCAGAGCTTAGAAGATATGAAGCATTAATCAGACAagagagggaggaagaagaacgCCAGAAAGCAAAGaacaaaatgaagaagaaaaggtcTGAGATAAGAGATGATTATTTAGAGGACTCACGTGCACGAAGATTAGACAAAAGGATGCCAGAAAGAGATCGGGGTGCAAAAAGGAGGCCAGTCGTTGAATTGGGAAGGCATGGTGGAGAATCTACCCCAGCAACAAAGCGCCGTAGAGGGGGTGAG GTTGGTCTGGCAAACATCTTAGAGCGTATTGTAGAAACCCTCAAAGATCGAATTGAAGTATCATATCTTTTTCTAAAACCTGTATCCAAAAAGGAAGCTCCTGATTACTTGGACATCATAGAGCGCCCCATGGATCTGTCTACAATCAAGGAGAAGGTGAGGAAAATGGAGTACAAGAGCAGGGAGCAATTCAGGCACGACGTGTGGCAGATTACTTATAATGCCCACAGATATAACGATGGACGCAACCCAGGCATACCTCCCCTTGCAGATCAGCTCTTAGAGCTTTGTGACTATATGTTGGTTGAGAACGACGAAAGCTTGACTGAAGCCGAAGCGGGCATTGAATATGTAGATATCTAG
- the LOC103432766 gene encoding peptidyl-prolyl cis-trans isomerase FKBP12 — MGVEKEVVRAGSGAKPSVGQNVTVHCTGFGKNGDLSQKFWSTKDPGQQPFSFKIGLGSVIKGWDEGVLQMQVGEVARLRCSPDYAYGKDGFAAWGIQPHSVLVFEIEVLSAQ; from the exons atgggagTGGAGAAGGAAGTTGTGAGGGCTGGAAGCGGTGCCAAACCGTCCGTCGGACAGAACGTCACCGTTCACTGCACTGGCTTTG GAAAAAATGGCGATCTGAGTCAGAAGTTCTGGAG CACCAAGGACCCTGGGCAGCAGCCTTTCAGCTTCAAAATAGGCCTGGGATCTGTTATAAAAG GATGGGATGAAGGTGTTCTTCAAATGCAAGTGGGAGAAGTTGCTCGTCTGCGG TGCTCTCCAGATTATGCATATGGCAAAGATGGATTTGCTGCATGGGGGATACAACCTCACTCGGTTCTGGTTTTTGAGATTGAAGTCCTGAGTGCGCAGTAA